The genomic region GGGCAGCCGACCGGACGAGATCCTGCACACCACCGTGTACTTCGAGAACGACCGCCTGGTGAGGATCACCGGTCACCTGCGCCCGCAACCGGAGCACGAGCGCGAGACCAAACCGAAAGAGGTCGTGGTCACGGTCCCCGACTGGGAACCCGAAAAGAAGTCGTTGCTGGGGCGTGCCATGCAGGCCGTCGGCGTCGACTACGACGTCGACTGATCACTCGTCGCCCGACGGTTCGCCGGTCGCATCCCGCGCACCCTTTTTCATCGCCTTGCCCTCGGCTGCACGCTTCTTGCGCGCTTCCTTGGGATCGGCGATCAGCGGACGATAGATCTCGATCCGGTCGCCTTCGTTCAAGGTCGCATCGAGTTTCGTGAGTTTGCCGAACACGCCGACCTTGGCCTGGGCCATATCGATCTCGGGGAATCGCTCGAGAAAGCCCGACTGACGGATCACGTCCTCGACGGTCGCGTCGGCCGCCACCCGGAACTGTTCCAGCGCCTGTTCGCCCGGCCTCGCAAACACCACCTCGACGCTGATCTGCGGCTCAGCCACCGTACACCTCTTGTGCCCGCTTGACGAACGAATCGACCAGCGAGTTTGCCACCTGGTTGAACACCTTGCCAAACGCCGCGTCGATCAGGCGTCCGGCGAATTCGAACTCGAGCACCAGCATCACCTTGCACGCGGAGTCGCCGAGCGCGACGAAACGCCACTCGCCGTGCAGGCGCTTGAACGGACCCTCATGCAGACGTATACCCATCCGCCCGGGCGGATCGAGTTCATTGCAGGTCGAGAATGCCTGCGTGATGCCGACCCGTGACACCTCGATCCAGCCACACAGCTCGTCATCACCGCGCGACACCAGGCGCGAGTCGCTGCACCAGGGCAGGAACTCCTTGTAGCGCTCTACGTCGGCGACCAGATCGAACATCGTCTGGGGCGGGAACCGTACCAGCGCGGACTTTTCGACGCGTGCCAATTACAGCACCCCGATCGAGTTCAGGAACACGACCGCGATCGCGACCGGCGACACATAGCGGATCACGAACCACCAGGCGTCGAACAGCCGCTGACGACTGATCGCCAGTTCGTCCAACGCCATGTGACGGCCGGCACCGTAGGCAACGAACAGCGCAATCAGCAGACCACCCAGCGGCAGCATGATGTTCGACGCCAGGAAATCCTTGAGGTCGAACAGTGTCTTGCCAAACAGGGTGTACCCCGACCAGATGTTGAACGACAGTACTGAACCGATCCCCAGGGTCCAGGCCAGGCCGCCGACCAGCAAGGCCGCGTTCGACCTGCGCCATCCCCGGCTATCGACCAGCCACGCGACCGCGGGCTCGGCGATCGAGATCGACGACGACCAGGCCGCAAACACCAGAAGGACAAAAAACACCGTGCCGAACCACTGCCCGCCCGGCATGTTGCCGAACGCGATCGGCAGGGTCTGGAAGATCAGCCCGGGACCGGCCGAGGGTTCCAGTCCGCTGGCGAACACGATCGGGAAGATCGCCATCCCGGCGAGCAGCGCCACGATGGTGTCGGCCAGTGCGATCGTGATGGTCGCACCGGTGATCGAGGCATGCGCCGGCACATAGGCGCCGTAGGCCATGATCGCGCCCATGCCGAGACTGAGGGTGAAGAACGCATGGCCCATCGCCACCAGCACCGGTTCGCCGCTAAACCCGCACTCCAGCTGTTCCGCGCTACCGGTGCATAGCGTAAAGACCTTGTCGAAATCGAAGTTGAACATGAACGCAAACCCGCGTGCGAAATCCCCCTCCACGTAGGCATAGCCCACCATGATCACCAGCATGACGAACAGCGCCGGCATGAGCAGGGTCACGGCCCGCTCCAGGCCTTCGCGTACGCCGCGCGCGACCACCAGAACCGTCATCAGCATGAACACCGTATGCCAGACCAGCAGCTGCCAGGGCGACCCGACCAGGTCGCTGAACAGCTTCGTCGCCCCGTCAGCCGACACGCCGTTGAGACCCCCGCTGGCCGCCTGGAACACATAGGCGAGCGCCCACCCGGCGATCACGCTGTAGAACGACAGGATCAGGAAGCCCGCGACCACGCCCGAGTACCCGACCATGGCCCAGGCGGGTGACGAATTCTCCTCGCGGGCGAGGCGCCGCATGGTGCTGATCGGGCTGGAGCGTCCACGCCTGCCGAGCAGGATCTCTGCCATCATCACCGGCACCCCGATCAGGGTGATGCACACCAGATAGACCGCGACGAAGGCCCCGCCGCCGTATTCACCGCTGATGTAGGGGAATTTCCAGATGTTGCCGAGACCCACAGCGGAACCGACCGTGGCCATGATGAAAGCCGCCCGGGACGACCACATGCCATGTACCGACGCCTGACCGTTACTCATCCGGTTTCTCTCACTATTGCCACTTTCTCTGTCAAATCATGCATTTTCCCGGATCGATCAGCGACAAACAAGGCACCGTGCTACACTCGCGCGCCATGGCAAAAGCGGCGAAAAAGGCAAACGACAAGGGCAGCGGGAGCGCCACGATCGCGCTCAATCGCAAGGCACGCCACGAGTATTTCATCGAGGACCGGTACGAGGCCGGGGTCTCGCTCGAGGGCTGGGAGGTCAAGAGCCTGCGCGCCGGCAAGATCAACATCACCGAGGCCTACGTGACGATCAAGGGCAACGAGGCGTTCCTGTTCGGTGCGAACATCTCCCCGCTGCCGACCGCTTCGACCCATGTCCACCCCGACCCGACGCGCACCCGAAAGCTGCTGCTGCACCGCGAAGAACTGAACAAACTCATCGGCCTGACCGAGCGAAAGGGCTACACCCTGGTACCGCTGGCGATGTACTGGAAGCGCGGTCGCGCCAAGGTCGAGGTCGGGCTCGCCAAAGGCAAGAAGCTGCACGACAAACGTGCCGACGCCAAGGAACGCGACTGGCAGCGCGAAAAACAGCGCAACTTCAAGATCGGTTAGCGGTAGAATCTGCGGAACTTATTACGATCGGTGGCGGTCGTATGGGTTGACTTTAGGGGGCGACACGGCATTCGACGTGGGTCGCGAAACCTGAGGTGCATGCCGAGGTGCGAATCACCTCGTAAAACAATTCGCAAACTTATAGTTGCCAACGACGACAACTACGCACTCGCCGCTTAATACCCGGTAGGGTGCCGTCAGACTGGGGCCGTGCTTGTGCGCCCAGGCTCCTCGGAGCACTCTGGCGTCATATCTCACAAGATCGCGATGAGGCTTGTCCGGGGCTGATTTGCTAAAACCTACCGGAATCGCCGTGCTGTATGCCCTGTCGGTCGGGCGGCACGCGGTTAAAAAAAATCGACACGACTAAGCATGTAGAGCCGAAGGCAGAGGACTTGCGGACGCGGGTTCAACTCCCGCCGCCTCCACCAAACGATGAAGGGTCGCCCTTGTGGCGGCCCTTCGGCGTTTCTGGCCGCGCATGGGAATAACGAACCCGCGGAGCGGGTTCACCAGGCACCAGAGGTGCCGCAGAACGCCGTCGCGATGCGACGGCGGCCCGAAGGGTGAGGCCGAAGGCCGAATAACTCCCGCCGCCCCCACCAATTTTACTTTATTGTTCAGTTAATTATACGCGCATTTTTAGAACTTCCCGGAAGTTTCTTATTAGCTCGATGTGATTCCCAATCGGGGAGTTTTTGAACCCCCCTCGACAGCCGCATTTGATGCCCCCTGCAACTCGGTCCAATCCAACACTGGCTGGATGACGACGCCCGAGGTCAACGCCGGGCCTGATACAAACCTTTGTGGCTCAACGCCTATCTGCGACGGGAGTACGTCATCAAAGGGCATCGACGCCGGAAGGCTACGAACAGCTGGGGCTGTCACCCTTTCCGACGGTTTCTAAACAGAGCAGTAAAGAAGAAGAGCCCCAGCAGGAATATCGCAAAGGAATACCACCATCCGATATTATCGCTTTTGTTTGCACGCGCCCTTGCTGACTCGACAAGTTGCTCTACGGATTTCTTTCCTGACTCGAAAAGATAGAGAAACTTTTCACTCTGATCCTCCACCGGATAGAGAACACCATCAGAGAGTCGTCCGATCAAACTAATCTCATCCAATGGATAGTAGGTAAAGGAAACTCGAATATCCCCCTCTTCGTAAGTCTTCCCCTCTTCTCGATTTGTAAACTCTCCATCAGAACGACACTTTAGAGTTTGCCCCTTATACTCTGGAATCGCTCCAATTCGCTCGTCGCCACACCGAATAACCTCACCTTCTATTGGCCAGTCGAGCATCTGGCTTGAAACCGCTACACCAGCCACCTTAAGCAATGATGGAGTTTGAACTGCATGCGAAAGTGGATGCTCACCTCCAAGCGACCATTCATAAGAGACGATCTTAGGTCCCCCCTCCATTCCTCTATGTTCAACCTGCCTTTTCAATTGCAAGACGTTGCGGTTAAAGAACACACCTCTAACGGTGAGCTGAAAAAGCTCATCAACCAGATCATCTTCTGACTCAGCTTTCCCTTGGACGTAGGCAAAGGGGAGGTCTTGAGATGCGATATTCTGCACACGCGAAACATCTTCATAAGAGACAAGAATCTCGTTTAGAGTATTGGTCGTGCCGGTTCGTTGTCCTTCACTCCAGAGGTAAAGCCAAGAGGCAGCCCCCATGATTGCTAGGCCGAGAACGATGGCTCCGATCCTTTTTCCTAAAGTGTGTTCTTCACCGTGACCCATAAACCCATCCCCAAAGCATCGTCGATACACTGATTAGTGTTAAGGGCGCTTCTAAAAATTCCCGTCCCGATGGAGCATGATGCGGTTTTCGGACGCAGAAGGAACGACGATGCAACCCAGCTCCTTCACGCTGGAGAACGAACCCCATCCCGATACCTATTTCGACTTTCCGGTGCGTTGAAGCGGCGTTGGACCCACTGCGTGCAGCGGGGCCGCGCAACTGGAAAAAGGGTCGCAACAAAAAAATGCTTCACCGGTCTGTTGATCAGGGCGGCACGACGCACATCACTCGGTACGCGGTGCCGGTTAGTATCGTCATTTGGAATCGCTGTGAACTCGGAGCCTATACTCCATCGGTAAGTACACGTTGACAAGCGTTGCCAAGGGCTGCCCGGCGCGAACCGTCGTCGCCACTGCACATCAGGTGAGGCGGCGGTTACGCGGCCGCGCCGGACACAACGACACGGAGTCCGTTTTGACCCGAGAAGGCAAAAATGTGGCAATCAACAACATCACCGATTTCGCCTTCGTGTCGATGCTGTCTGGCGCCGTTTTGGATGGCCTGTTTCGATCACTCGGCGGGCGTTTCTCTGAAATGTACGCCGTTTACAGAGGGCACCGATTGACGGTGTGACTATGCCGTGACCGAAACACCCAAGATCAATGGAGCGGCACCCCGGGTTCAACCGGCCGCTGCCAGCGCCGACGTTGGCGCGGCCGATGAGGCGCAGGCACAGTTGTGGCCCGCGGCGCGGCACGACCTGCGCCGCAACGGGCTCGCGGCGTTGCACCCGCAGTACCGAAAATCCGGACCGAGCGATAGAGACTTCGTCTGGGGACGCGCAGATCTCGCGGATTCCAAGGCATCCCTCGCGCAATTGCACAGCCTGGTGAAAAAACGGCACGACCAGAAGACCGAAAAACTGTCGTCATTGCGGAAGACGTTCGCGCTGTTCCGCAGCGGGCTGTTCGGCAACCAGACGATCAATGCTGCCAAGGACGAGATCGAGTCCCTCGAGGTCCTGCGGGGCGCCGCCGCGTCAGCCTCGAAAGCGGCCCAGGATTTCGATGTCGGCTACAAGAACTTCCATGCACTGCGATCGCAGGAGATCCCGACCGACGCTGATGTCCGCGCCGCGCACTTTCAACGCCTGCGTGCCGCCGGAAATGCACTGCAGACCGCCCACGATCAGCTCTCCCGCGCTGCAGATGCGTTGGACGAGACGCTGCTGCTGAGGCGCAATCACATCAAGGCAACGCGCACCATTTTCCGGCGCCTGCGGAAGCAGAGCGCCGCCTATCGGCCTCTCCGGCAACAGGAGGCGGCGCGCGATGCCTTCCGCGCGAATCTCCCGCCGACCTTCAGACGCGGCTCCATGGCGCAGCGCGTGACGCAGGAGCTGTCACGACTCGACGAACTGGAGCGGCAGCTGAATGGCGTGGCGCCCGCTCCGACGGGTCAGGCCGATCTTCGCCACTTGGTCGGCGACCCCGATGGGCGGGGGCCCAGGCTCCGCACGGGTATCGCGCTGGCCGCGCTGGCGGCTGGAGAGCCGCTGAGTCCGGCATTGAAGAACACATTGCCTCAATCTGCGATTCAGGGGTCATTGCGTCACCTCGGTGGCGGCGGTTTCAATGTGGTCTATAAGGCCAAACTGGCGATACCTGATGAGAACGGTAAATTCAAGGTCCGTACCTACGCGATCAAACCGCTCGATGCCAACGTCGTGAGCTCCGGGATGTTTGGTCTCGAACGCCGTCAGGTACGGGTCCATGCGCGGCAGATGGCAGCGGCTCGGACCTCCGCGGCGTTGGGCAAGAACCTGGTCCAAGAGCCGCATCTGATAGAGATCAATGGCCAACTCTGCATGGCGACTCGTCTCGTCAGCGGGATTTCGCCCATCGACTTTGAAAACAAGCTGGCGAGGCTTGGCGCAAAGACTTATCGCAAGGTCAACGAGGGCCTGCATAGCAACGCAGCAATGCAGACGGCGATGAAGAATGTGCAGCTCTTCCACACGATCACCGGCAATCCCGATGGTCACGGCAATAATCTGAAGTTGCGGTTTTTGGACCCGGTCACGCACAAAACCGTTTCGTTCGACGACATCGCCGCGATGTCGAAGGCCGACATCGCCCGCCTCGACGTTGGTGTGGGCCTGTACGACCTCGATATGGCGTTCATGCCGATCCACGACCACAACCCGGTTTTCAAGAGAGGGATCTACCCAAAGCACGGAATGCACATGCGGGATTACTTCCCTATGCGTTCACATTACCTCGGCCCTCCCCCGTATCATGACCAAGAAGACATGCGCGCTGTCGCGCAGTTGGAACAGGACCTGAACGGCGGCGAGTTGGGTCGGGATCTCCGATGGTCGCTGACCAATGATGAGCAGGGACACGACGAAATCGGTGCATTGCAATCGCGCGTCGCCGGGGTGCAGCGGACCATGGAGGATCAGTACCAGGCCCACCGCAGATTGGACGCGGCGTCAGGGCGCGTGATCGACCCAACGGACGGCCAGCCAATGGGCCCACCATCGCAGCAGCAAGCGATATCCGACCAAGCGCCGAAAATGTTGTCGTATGCCGATTCGATATACGGTTTCATGCCGACGCGTCGGTCACTGATGCACAAGTTCTTTCCGCTGCGACCCAGGTAGTCATCTCCAATATCGAGCCACTGGAATCGCGAGAAGCCGATGACAGACGAATTGACAGATCTCGGTGAAAACATGGCCATACCCGCCGATCCGCAAACAATCGTGCCGGGTGCGGTGGCCTGGCGGTTCAAACAGGCCGACCTGGTCGCGCAGCCATTGCCGAAGTCCCTGGAAGGCCACCTTCGCACCTATGGCGACTGGTGTTTCGCGACCTATGAGCCGACCGCGCCACCCTATCTGGTGGAGGACTTCATCGACGCATTGCTGCAGGCGTGGCCGGGTGATGGCCTGCTGATTGCCCACGACGGCCATGGCATCAACAGCTGGGCTCTGCACTATTTTTTGGTCCTCGGTTCATTCGCCTGTTTTCTGCAGCTTCCCTGGGGCGGTGCCGACATGGATGCGAACATGGGCCGGGAACGGATTCGCGATGCATTCGCCAAGGTCGAAGCGGTGATCGATACGCGCTATTCCGCCGGAGAGCGACTGATCGTCATCGACGTGCTGGCTGGTCGCTCGTTTGGGAAGATCCATGGCGGCACGGGGGAGATCGAGTGGCGGGAGTCGGATGACCCGCTGGCCGACGTCGTCGATGAGATCGGTGCCGGTGGCCTGCATGCCTCATCTTCGAACGTGATCATTCCTGTCTGAGAGGCTGGCGATGTCGAGGGAAACAGTTGAATCGGCGTTGAGGTCGCTGGCCGAGCAGCGCGGCTACGCCGGTGCCGGTCTCGACGCCGACGGATGTGCGGTGTTCGAACACGAGAACGGCATCGGTATGCTCGTCGTTTACGTACCCGAAGGGCCCGGTGCCGTGGCCTTGTACGCCGAGCTGGGACCGGCGGTCGATCCACCGGCGGTATTCAGGCTGGCGCTCGAGGCAATGCATCTGTGGAGCCGAGCCGGCGAATTGACACTCGGCGTGCTGCCCGACACCGATATCCTGACCGCCAGCGCACTGCTGCCCGTGGACGAAGACCTGAGCGAGCAACTGGGGCCAGCCATCGATCGCTTCGCGGACAGGGCGATGCATTGGGCGCGACTGGCCCAGGCGATCGACGAACCCGACGAGGACGGCACACCCAAGGATGGTGATGCCGACCCCGCTGGCGGGTTTCCGAAGATCATGGGGTGATCGCCATCGGTAGTCGCGTCCCCCCGGGGCGGCCGGGTGTCGTCTGCGCGGAGATATCCGCTGCCGCATTGCGACGACATCATTGCGAGCGGAGACGACCGGAAACATCAGAGCAAGGGCGACGAACATCACGACGATTCGCCGGGCGGTTCGGCAACCACAGCGACCTCAAGCGGATCGTCCATCCGTGGATCGACGGCTACGCAATCCGTCCTTTCCGGCCAACCCGGATGACCGGCCGCTTCCGACCGGCCTAGAACGGAATAGACAATCTCAAATGCCCTCCGTAGCTCTCGGTATTGTCTGAAAACCGGCCATTGCCGCCGATGCTGACCACCCAACCCCTGCCGGATATGACGTCTGCACTTAGACCCACATCGAACGATGTCCGATCGAGTTCACTCTTGCTGTCAAAATGGCCGATGTTCGACGGTGAATCCCTGAACCTCGCAGTCGCGGAGGGGGCGGCGTCCGTGAGGAATTGGGTTATCCCGAGCGTCAGCTTGGGGCGCACCAGGGTCTTGCCCCCTAGATCAACTTCGCCGCCGATCTCCACCGCCGGCTGCACGTAAACGTAAGTATCGTTCTGATCGTCGACGTGCAGGTTCACGCTACCGGGACCTTTCTCATCAAACTCATCCATGGCGATGTGATCGACCCCCAGATCGGCAAAGGGCTTGACGTACCAGTTGCCGTGCTCAAAAGCATGTGCCGCTCGCATCTG from Chromatiaceae bacterium harbors:
- a CDS encoding outer membrane protein assembly factor BamE, translated to MSGITDAIPNALDRVPLVYRPQIVQGNVVNQELINQLEPGMTKRQVRFLLGSPMLSDVFHVDRWDYAYTSGEGSRPDEILHTTVYFENDRLVRITGHLRPQPEHERETKPKEVVVTVPDWEPEKKSLLGRAMQAVGVDYDVD
- a CDS encoding RnfH family protein, with product MAEPQISVEVVFARPGEQALEQFRVAADATVEDVIRQSGFLERFPEIDMAQAKVGVFGKLTKLDATLNEGDRIEIYRPLIADPKEARKKRAAEGKAMKKGARDATGEPSGDE
- the smpB gene encoding SsrA-binding protein SmpB codes for the protein MAKAAKKANDKGSGSATIALNRKARHEYFIEDRYEAGVSLEGWEVKSLRAGKINITEAYVTIKGNEAFLFGANISPLPTASTHVHPDPTRTRKLLLHREELNKLIGLTERKGYTLVPLAMYWKRGRAKVEVGLAKGKKLHDKRADAKERDWQREKQRNFKIG
- a CDS encoding sodium-dependent transporter, producing the protein MSNGQASVHGMWSSRAAFIMATVGSAVGLGNIWKFPYISGEYGGGAFVAVYLVCITLIGVPVMMAEILLGRRGRSSPISTMRRLAREENSSPAWAMVGYSGVVAGFLILSFYSVIAGWALAYVFQAASGGLNGVSADGATKLFSDLVGSPWQLLVWHTVFMLMTVLVVARGVREGLERAVTLLMPALFVMLVIMVGYAYVEGDFARGFAFMFNFDFDKVFTLCTGSAEQLECGFSGEPVLVAMGHAFFTLSLGMGAIMAYGAYVPAHASITGATITIALADTIVALLAGMAIFPIVFASGLEPSAGPGLIFQTLPIAFGNMPGGQWFGTVFFVLLVFAAWSSSISIAEPAVAWLVDSRGWRRSNAALLVGGLAWTLGIGSVLSFNIWSGYTLFGKTLFDLKDFLASNIMLPLGGLLIALFVAYGAGRHMALDELAISRQRLFDAWWFVIRYVSPVAIAVVFLNSIGVL
- a CDS encoding type III secretion system chaperone; protein product: MSRETVESALRSLAEQRGYAGAGLDADGCAVFEHENGIGMLVVYVPEGPGAVALYAELGPAVDPPAVFRLALEAMHLWSRAGELTLGVLPDTDILTASALLPVDEDLSEQLGPAIDRFADRAMHWARLAQAIDEPDEDGTPKDGDADPAGGFPKIMG
- a CDS encoding type II toxin-antitoxin system RatA family toxin; the encoded protein is MARVEKSALVRFPPQTMFDLVADVERYKEFLPWCSDSRLVSRGDDELCGWIEVSRVGITQAFSTCNELDPPGRMGIRLHEGPFKRLHGEWRFVALGDSACKVMLVLEFEFAGRLIDAAFGKVFNQVANSLVDSFVKRAQEVYGG